The following proteins come from a genomic window of Sorghum bicolor cultivar BTx623 chromosome 3, Sorghum_bicolor_NCBIv3, whole genome shotgun sequence:
- the LOC8079290 gene encoding ultraviolet-B receptor UVR8, with product MAAAALEERRWREPEDEAAADWAWSWGAGTDGQLGNGGFDDHHLPQPLLLPTRCRGRVSFVAGGGAHAIALTSDGEVFTWGRGTHGQLGHGNLDNIPHPKLVKFLENHTITCVSAGWNHSGFATDSGQLFMCGDGSFGQLGTGDNLSRNFPFEVAYFNGRYIEKLAFGMRHSLVLLKDNSVYGFGSARRGQVGKCVSRNQKTDNVPKLIDGFPNCKIVNIYANGDHSAAVDESGHLYIWGRPLIGEDDDDQPRRILPSLSVSQVALGWHHALVLSAGELYTLGVYRHQKCDLPGSGNVLVQQSNTRATSSSHDRSSSLSMLETVPFIDGEHVVQIASGTEHSALVTDKGSVFTWGWGEHGQLGLGDTSDHVAPQRVDIGDNGQRMSGSLAVYCGSGFTVAVKLP from the exons ATGGCTGCGGCTGCACTGGAAGAGAGGCGGTGGCGGGAGCCGGAggacgaggcggcggcggactGGGCGTGGAGCTGGGGTGCGGGCACGGACGGGCAGCTGGGGAACGGCGGATTCGACGACCACCACCTCCCGCAGCCGCTGCTTCTCCCCACTCGATGCCGCGGCCGTGTCTCTTTCGTCGCTGGTGGCGGCGCCCACGCTATCGCCCTCACAA GTGATGGTGAAGTATTTACTTGGGGCAGAGGTACACATGGCCAACTTGGTCATGGGAACTTGGACAATATCCCTCATCCAAAGTTGGTTAAGTTCCTTGAAAATCATACTATAACCTGTGTGTCTGCTGGATGGAACCATTCTGGATTCGCTACAG ATTCTGGGCAACTCTTCATGTGTGGAGATGGTTCATTTGGACAACTTGGTACTGGTGATAACCTCTCAAGGAACTTTCCTTTTGAAGTGGCATACTTTAATGGAAGGTATATTGAGAAGCTTGCTTTTGGTATGCGCCATTCTCTTGTACTGCTGAAAG ACAATTCAGTGTATGGATTTGGCTCTGCAAGACGAGGACAAGTTGGTAAATGTGTTTCTAGGAACCAAAAAACAGATAATGTTCCTAAACTGATTGATGGTTTTCCAAATTGTAAGATAGTAAATATATATGCCAATGGTGATCACAGTGCTGCAGTGGACG aatctGGTCATCTGTACATCTGGGGAAGACCATTAATtggagaagatgatgatgaccaACCACGGAGAATTTTACCCTCTTTGAGTGtttctcaagtggcactaggatGGCACCATGCATTAGTTTTATCTG CTGGGGAGTTGTACACACTTGGTGTTTACCGCCACCAGAAATGTGATCTCCCTGGGTCAGGAAATGTATTGGTGCAGCAATCGAACACAAGGGCAACAAGCAGTTCTCATGATCGTTCATCTTCTTTGTCAATGCTGGAGACAGTTCCATTTATTGATGGAGAACATGTGGTGCAAATAGCAAGTGGAACTGAGCATTCTGCTTTGGTAACAG ATAAAGGATCAGTCTTCACCTGGGGCTGGGGAGAGCATGGACAACTTGGTTTGGGCGACACTTCGGATCATGTGGCTCCTCAGAGAGTAGATATAGGTGACAATGGGCAGCGCATGTCCGGTTCACTTGCCGTCTACTGTGGGAGTGGATTTACCGTTGCGGTGAAATTGCCCTAG